From Mytilus edulis chromosome 8, xbMytEdul2.2, whole genome shotgun sequence, one genomic window encodes:
- the LOC139484860 gene encoding regulatory factor X-associated protein-like, protein MEPKSTENTQQNCSSGKDHMKQKVKSESTVSKQDSDIQGGTTELLNPSVLDEVLAEKKLALMRSPEVMKFLQSQQSELAKQSKDTNKDDDD, encoded by the exons ATGGAACCAAAGAGTAcagaaaacacacaacagaattgtTCCTCAGGGAAAGATCACATGAAACAGAAG GTGAAATCAGAATCTACAGTTAGTAAACAAGACAGTGATATACAAGGAGGAACAACAGAGCTTCTCAATCCCAGTGTGTTAGATGAAGTACTAGCAGAAAAGAAACTG GCTTTAATGAGGTCCCCAGAAGTGATGAAGTTTTTACAGTCACAACAATCAGAACTGGCAAAACAAAGCAAAGATACAAACAAAGACGATGATGattaa